The Leptospira langatensis DNA segment TCGATTGCGATTTCATGGGATCTTGGCTTTCTCCAGAAGAACACCAAAAGGATTTTTCTAAGAGAAGGAACCTGAGAAACGGAGCGAAAGATGTGAACTTCTTCGCTGCTGCTGAATCTATTCCTACTATGTCCGGTTCCAACGCGGACCTAAGACTTCCGATTCGTCCAGGAGACCAATCCAAATTCGCATTGGCGATCGCTGCTGCTCTTTCCGAGCTGGGTGCGAACACTAAAGATGTTCTTGGAAATGCGACTCTTGCAAGTCTCTCTTCCGAGTTAGGACTTTCTGCGGACAATATCAAGAAAACCGCAAAAGCTCTCTGGGAAAACAAGGGCAAGTCTCTTGTAGTTGCCGGTGGTGTTTCCGCGAATACTGCGGATGCGGTAGATCTGCAAGTTCTTGTGAACTTCCTGAACTCCGCTCTGGAGAACGACGGTAAAACTGTAGATCACGCAAATCCTAAGAAAGAAGGACTCGCTGATTATTCCGGGAACCTGAATAAACTTACGGAAGCATTAAAGCAAACGAAAGTAGGAGTTCTATTCCTCTACGACACCAACTTGGTTTACCAAGGTGGCGAACATTGGAAAGATTTCCTTCATAAGGCTGCCCTGGTTGTTAGTTTGACTGATAGAGCGGACGAAACCGCACTCGCTTCCAACTATCTGGCTTCTACTACCCATTTCTTAGAGTCGTGGGGAGACGCAGAAGTAACCAAAGGTATCTTCTCCATCCAACAACCTGCGATCCGTCCTCTATTCGACACTCGTTCATTCGAGGACAGCTTGATCGCTTTTGCAGGCGGAAGTCTGGGCGGAGAGAAAGTATTTTACGAATACGTAAAGAACTCTTGGACCAAAAAACTTGGTTCCAAGCAGAAATGGGAAGATCTTCTCAGAGCCGGAACCACTGTTTCTGCGGAAAACCGTAAGAAAACCCCAGGTGCCGGAAGAGGTTTCAACCGAGGAGCGATCAAGAAGTTAGCTTCTTCTTCTCAAGGCTTGAAACTCGCTCTGTATGAAAAGATCTCCATCGGAGACGGTAGAGCTGCAAACAACTCTCTTCTCCAAGAGCTTCCGGATCCAGTGACCAAGGTCACCTGGGACAACTACGTTCTTCTTTCTCCTGCTCTTGCAAAAGAGAAGGGGATCCAATCCAACGACGTTGTAGTTCTGAAAACCGCAAAACAATCCATTGAATTGCCTGCGCAGATCCAGCCAGGAATGCATAAGGATGCGATCGGTATCGCGATCGGTTACGGTAGAACTGCTGCGGGAACGATTGCGAACGGAGTAGGAAAGAATGCTTACACGTTAGCTGAAAACGGTGTATATTCCGGTATCAGTGTATCTTCTATCGAGAAGACGGGTAAGACTTACAAGCTCGCTTGCACCCAGCACCACCACATGATGTCTCCAGGCTTCGGTTACGAAGAGAGACCTCTTATCCAATCCACTACGATCGACGAGTATCGTAAGGATCCGGCTGCTGGTGTTAAAGAATCCGAAATCCCTAAGATCAAGAAAAATGGTCAGATGGTATATGCTGTAGGAGCCAACCCGGTTCACGAATATCCTGGTTATCGCTGGGGAATGAGCATAGACCTTACCGCTTGCACCGGTTGCGCTTCTTGCGTGATCGCTTGCCAAGTGGAGAACAATATTCCTGTGGTAGGAAGAGACGAGGTCCGAGTGGGTCGTGAGATGCATTGGATTCGTATCGACCGTTACTATATCGGCAACCCTGATAACGCTGAAGATATGCAAATCGCTCACCAACCTGTGATGTGCCAACATTGCGAAAACGCTCCTTGCGAGACTGTTTGTCCTGTTGCTGCAACCGTTCACGGCTCGGAAGGAACGAACGATATGGTGTACAACCGTTGCGTAGGGACCAGATATTGTTCCAACAACTGTCCTTACAAGGTTCGTCGCTACAACTGGGCGCAACACTGGTATAACGAGACCGGTGCTCAAAAAGGCGGAAAGGCTCCTAGATATCTGGGATTGAATCCTGAAGTTACAGTTCGTGGCCGCGGGGTCATGGAAAAATGTACCTTCTGTTCTTCTCGTATCGCGGAGAAAAAGATCCAAGCTAAGAATGAGGGCCGCACTCTGAAAGATGGCGAACTCAAGACTGCTTGTCAGCAAAGCTGTGCGGCTGATGCGATCAGCTTCGGTAATATCAATGATAAAGAATCCGAAGTTGCTAAACTCAGCAGCGGTCCAAGATCCTATCGCTTACTCGAATACCTAAACGTCGGTCCTTCGGTCGCTTACTTGACCAGGGTCAGAGCCAAGATTTAATCCGGAGTATAACGAAGCGCTATGTCTATACCTAACGCAATCAAAGAAGCCCTGGATATCCAGCCCCTGGTCACCGGAGGTAAATCCGTTCGTGACGTGACGGTGGATATCCTTAAGCCGGTAGAGGCGTTCCCCACTTCCTTATGGTGGAAAGCTTTCTTACTCGCGCTTACCATTACCGTAATCGATCTGGGTATCATCGGATACCTGGTTTACGAAGGTCTTTATATCCTCGGGATCAACAATCCTGTAGGTTGGGGATTCTTCATCGTTAACTTCGTGTTCTGGATCGGTATCGGTCACGCTGGAACTCTGATCTCTGCGGTTCTTTATCTGTTCCGCCAAGAGTGGAGAACCGGTATTAACCGTGCCGCGGAAGCGATGACCATCTTCGCGGTATTAACTGCGGCATCCACGCTGATCATCCACATCGGACGTCCTTGGATGGGTTACTGGTTATTCCCTTATCCGAATGAAAGAGGACCTCTTTGGGTAAACTTCAGATCTCCTCTGATCTGGGATACTTTCGCGGTGTCTACCTACTTGACCATCTCCTTGGTTTTCTGGTACATCGGACTTATTCCTGATATCGCTGCGGTTCGCGACCGTGCCACCGGCAAGGTCCGTAAAGCTGTCTACGATATCCTTTCCTTCGGTTGGGTGGGTTCCAACAAAGCTTGGTCTCACTTAGAAACCGTAGCGATGATCCTCGCGGCTCTTTCTACTCCTCTGGTGCTTTCGGTGCACACGATCGTATCCTTCGACTTCGCAGTTTCGATCGTTCCTGGTTGGCACACTACTATCTTCCCTCCATACTTCGTGGCTGGAGCGATCT contains these protein-coding regions:
- a CDS encoding TAT-variant-translocated molybdopterin oxidoreductase; the encoded protein is MDNKNFQKEKKAHWLSFELRDNEKETKELQRSEFFTSPDPIIARIKSGEFDRKTFLKLMGAGVAMTSLNCVRKPVEKIVPYVDLKTEEGTFDFVKHGHSYHYATVYNGTGILVKAKDGRPLKLEGNENHPVSQGALGAQGQAAIFDLYDPDRAQDPASISGGKAEKTTWANLDAKVQEALSKNKGKTVIVTKPLDSPATKSLIGDFLRAVGGGEHYEISLTSAEEAVSKGQAASYGRALVPNYHFDLANAILSIDCDFMGSWLSPEEHQKDFSKRRNLRNGAKDVNFFAAAESIPTMSGSNADLRLPIRPGDQSKFALAIAAALSELGANTKDVLGNATLASLSSELGLSADNIKKTAKALWENKGKSLVVAGGVSANTADAVDLQVLVNFLNSALENDGKTVDHANPKKEGLADYSGNLNKLTEALKQTKVGVLFLYDTNLVYQGGEHWKDFLHKAALVVSLTDRADETALASNYLASTTHFLESWGDAEVTKGIFSIQQPAIRPLFDTRSFEDSLIAFAGGSLGGEKVFYEYVKNSWTKKLGSKQKWEDLLRAGTTVSAENRKKTPGAGRGFNRGAIKKLASSSQGLKLALYEKISIGDGRAANNSLLQELPDPVTKVTWDNYVLLSPALAKEKGIQSNDVVVLKTAKQSIELPAQIQPGMHKDAIGIAIGYGRTAAGTIANGVGKNAYTLAENGVYSGISVSSIEKTGKTYKLACTQHHHMMSPGFGYEERPLIQSTTIDEYRKDPAAGVKESEIPKIKKNGQMVYAVGANPVHEYPGYRWGMSIDLTACTGCASCVIACQVENNIPVVGRDEVRVGREMHWIRIDRYYIGNPDNAEDMQIAHQPVMCQHCENAPCETVCPVAATVHGSEGTNDMVYNRCVGTRYCSNNCPYKVRRYNWAQHWYNETGAQKGGKAPRYLGLNPEVTVRGRGVMEKCTFCSSRIAEKKIQAKNEGRTLKDGELKTACQQSCAADAISFGNINDKESEVAKLSSGPRSYRLLEYLNVGPSVAYLTRVRAKI
- the nrfD gene encoding NrfD/PsrC family molybdoenzyme membrane anchor subunit, whose product is MPNAIKEALDIQPLVTGGKSVRDVTVDILKPVEAFPTSLWWKAFLLALTITVIDLGIIGYLVYEGLYILGINNPVGWGFFIVNFVFWIGIGHAGTLISAVLYLFRQEWRTGINRAAEAMTIFAVLTAASTLIIHIGRPWMGYWLFPYPNERGPLWVNFRSPLIWDTFAVSTYLTISLVFWYIGLIPDIAAVRDRATGKVRKAVYDILSFGWVGSNKAWSHLETVAMILAALSTPLVLSVHTIVSFDFAVSIVPGWHTTIFPPYFVAGAIFSGFAMVVTLMVIAREVFQLKDYITMKHLENMNKVIMVTGLIVGLAYSTEFFMAWYSGNEYEGFTFVNRAFGPYGWAYFIMFSCNVFAPQVFWSKKLRNSIPVMFVVSIIVNIGMWFERFVIVMTLHRDFLPSSWDVYVPTVYDFMMLLGTFGIFFTLFLLFCRLLPVIAIAEVKTVMPHKDGGHH